The window GGAGAGCGATCACATATCTCGTATTTGTAACTTATCACAGCAAGATACCGAGACTTAATTCTTTTGGCTAACTATTTGTAGCTAGCTTGGAATctgctttcttcttcttcaatacTGGAATTGAACCGACAGCTCAACCGTATTTAAACACTGGCTTTTTCCGAGTAGTTATTCCCGTTCCAGTTTGCTGTTAGAGTCGGCCCAAACGTAACGATCGGTTCCATAAGGTTTCTGTCAAAAGCACAAATTGAGTTGGATTTTTCATTGTAATATACAACTAAAACTGATTCCAGCAGGACAAATTCTTGTACAGACCGGGCCATTTTCGTTTTTCTACAGAAATGTGACTCCGGTTGGGACTTGATTCGGGTTAGAGAAGCGGGATTGAACCATTTTCGTTTTTCTACAGAAATGTGACTCCGGTTGGGACTTGATTCGGGTTTAAAAATCGGGATCGAACCGGGACCCTGATTGCTAGAACTATAAATTGGCACATCTCTAAATGGGCGTCCTAGTAATTGTGCCCATTTATGAAGCTTAGGATATGGTCAGAAAAACGGTGTTAAACTGTCAATTGTTTTGCTTGCTAGGCAGAGATGGAGGAGCCCTTAGGATATGGTTGTCGACTATCAGAAAGTGGTCCTATGCTATTTGACAGTGCCACGGGCCCTCAAACAGTGAGCCAAACACGAACATCAACTTCGGAATGCGTTACCAAATGTTTCATTTGCCTCGGCCTGAACGCGAACTCGAACATTTAAGccgtttcttttctttttttctttccggGGATCGCATAATATGGTAAGGTAATGCTGCAATCTGTATTTCGGTACGGAAAACAGTTTCCAAATTCTTTTGGATAACAGGTTGGTCCTGGTGTAAGATGACATAAATCGAATATTTTGTGACTCATATGGTCATGACATGTAAGGTTATTACATCGGTCGGTCCTGATTcctttttacttattttaaagagttcattttctctttaatATTTTCAGCGGATAAAGACCATCGatccataaaaaagaaaaaaaaatagacaaTCAATTCATGCTTTTAGTTTTACCAAAATATatcttaccaaaaaaaaaatttgtttttcaaatgtttaatattttcaaaatataggGCTGATTTTTCAAAGAATTTCATATCAAACATGATTGcaagaaacaaaagaaaaaaatgaaaatcaaacAATCAATAAAATAACTACCACCGCACCCTCTCGATTAATCAAAAGTCTTAAAATGATGAACGTGATTTTTCTAgctcccattttttttttatattgtttcAAGAGAATTCGTTTTTCCAAAAGCCTACTGTTCTAACTTGGATCGTCTTCAATTCATCGATAATACGACTCCTTCCGCCGTGTACCAGTGGTTGTCGCCATCCCGCCAAATCCATCGACGAGGATGACAACAAGGTCTAATAACTAGCACAAATTGGAGGAGTCCGGCGCAGTAAAAGCACCTTGATTCTTACATCTGCTGATCTTTTCCCCCTTATATTTACTATTTAGGGTAAAGAAACAGTTTTACCGACTTATTCATGACTGGCCTATCCGAAGTAACCGATCCAGAAAGCTCCTGCATAATCGTCACTGGTTGAAGTATGGTGGCAGCTACCGGTGTTGGCGGCGGCGCTACTTCTACGATCAATAAAGAGCGAGATTCGCGTGTAAAATTGATCCAACCAATActaaatttacttttctctcgcATATCCAAATAGAGAAAAGTACACCACAGAGGAGAAAACACTTTTCTTGTAAATGTTTTTCGGGGAAAACAAATTCGAGCTTCCGAATGccatctatctatatctagCTAGTCGTTTTCAACTTTGCAAATATATGCGTTGAGTGCGAGGTGCAACCGTTGGCCAACTTAGAAAGTCGAATTTCCCAACATTTTGTTAGCTTTTTGCTGTGCCACATGGACCTACCTAGTAAAAAGAAGAATTTTAGTGATGGTGAAGCCActtcatccttttttttttcccaacaCCTAGTACTCCGCAAGCCTAATACAGATCCCGATTAACTCACACTTGAGGCAGGTCATCCccactaaaaagtaaaattgtttcaatcgtaaattttatttattcaaatgatctaaattataaattttatataagaaaaatatccGTTAAATTACCTAAATCAATCCAATTTAATTAATGGTTAAGCCACTCAAATCTTATTCCAAATAACCAACGTGAGTTATTTTAAACGATTCGATACTTATTccacttaagtaaggtcttgAGTTGGATTCTTGTAACtgcaaaaaaattcatgtttggAGAGATTTATCTCTTAGTGGGTCAACCCAGCTGAACGGATTAGTCGGGGCCAATTGAATTTTTGGATATCAGACCGAAAAAAATCTTATTCCAAATAATCAATATCTTATTGGATAGGAGAAAGtttaaaggaaaatttattgtatactatatatatatatatataagttatatCTCGTTCTTTGTCATCCTCTAATGTTACGTACAACAAACTAATTAACGAAAcctttttttgtaaaattgtGATTAGCAAAAGGGAAAAGGCCTAATATACCAAATCATATAGGTTAGGGCGCCCAATGCTATGACTGTTACTTTTGCTACTTTTGTTATGATTGATATATACTAATGATGCATGTATTTTTCTTTGGCTGTTGGAAGGATGGTATTGTTGCATCCAACCAACAACTCCTTGAAATTATGACCATTCCACTTAACCTAATGTGACCTAAATCCATTGCCCACCGAGGAATTGTATGTGCATTAAATAACTCAATTACCGGTATTAATCTCGAGTACAACTGAGCGGTAACGACCTCCTCATTCTTATAGAAACACCATATATTTCGTCACTTAATACGAGTATGCAGGTTGAATAAAACAATCGAGACAATTGAGAAGATATCATCGGAGATTATAATTGAGGTGAACGATGAAATACGTACGGATAGGTCGGGGAGACATGTGAGCTCGAATTTGCTGTGTATTGGGATGTGCAATTTTTAGGGTGAGAAAGAGaagccattttttttttctctcttcaaAGACACCCCAaagaaattggaaaaagagagaattgTGGAGAGAGCCTAGTGGTGAAGGCCACACAACAAAtactaaagaaaaaaaaatacaaataataataactaattaaacaagataataaataaataaataaataaaacactctcctcatctctctctctctctctctaaggCTGCCATATAAAGAAGAATGGCGGAGGAAGGGAAAACCTGACGAGAAGCTTCATTTTCCTCTGCATCAATCAACCATTACCTCCGACTCCAGCCCACGATCACGCACAAGATAGCCAATTCGATCCAGGGTCCAACCCAGTTTTAGAGGGATCGGGGGAATCGAGGAGCAGGGCAGGGGCGGATCAGGTGGGAACATGTCGTGCTCGTCGTCGTCGGGCTCGGAGGAAGACGATGAGGGGGTCGACTCCTACAGGAAAGGAGGCTACCACGCTGTCCGGGTAGGGGATCCGTTCGCTGGAGGCAGGTACGTCGCCCAGAAGAAGCTGGGCTGGGGTCAGTTCTCCACGGTTTGGCTCGCGTACGACACTCAAACCTCTGTACGTCCCCTGTTCTTCTCTTGTTTTCCCTCCTCCCCCGTTTCTTGATCGATCTTAAGATTTGTAGCATGCTCTGTGTTGGATCGTAGATTCTTTGGTTTTGGGACGGGGAGATGAACATTTCTGATGCGGGATCACGCGCACGTGCCAAGATCGTTAAGGGTTGTTGGGAATTTTGTCGTATTAGATTTGTACTTATGAGCTGGGTTTGGTTGGTTCCATGGATTCTGTTATTGGATCGTGTGATTTTCCCACTAAAGATCTTTGCTTTCACGTTTTCACATTAATCTCGAGCCTGTTAAGGGAAGTTTTCGGATTGCCCCGGCTGTCTGTCTGATTCCAACCTGTGGCCAACGGCCTGTTAGGAATTTCACAATCCGAAAGTTAGCATCTGTTTTTAACTGTCTATGAGGTAAGGTCTGTATGTTCATTTAATAACTCCGGAAGCGGTATTCTGGACTCAGCTTGCTTGATTTGGAGAATGATCAATTGCTCATATCATAGGTTCTCGACCAATCAATGCTTGCCTTTGTGTTGTAGCAGTGTTTTCTCCTTGGCGAATTACTTAATGTAGCGGTGTTTGTCAAGGAGTTGTGTCCTCGGGGGGTTCTTCTCTATGGGgagatttcaaatttcaaatacCTTTCCGTGCAATAAATCTTGAAGCAGCAAATCCCGTCGAAACTCGAAACCGGGTTATAGGTAGATAAAATAGCCTCGGGTGTAGTTTTGCTCGGAAATGGGGTGTTCCTGAAGAAATAATAAGACCATTTTCTGTCTGAGTTTATATTTGTAAGTTCCTACATCATTTGCCAAAATCCATTGTAGAACTATATGTGTTTGTTGAGTATGCAGAGATATGTATACTCGAGAAGCTTAGGGAATATTTGTACTTCATTCTGTTCTATACTAGAAAGTGTGTGCGGATAATTTTTGATATGTTAATGGGTTCattttttatctatatttttgTTTCCAGAAATATGTGGCTCTTAAAATCCAAAAAAGTGCGGCACTGTTTGCCCAGGCAGCCCTTCACGAGATTGAGGTATTGTCAGCAATTGCTGATGGGGACCCATCGAACTCGCGGTGTGTTGTCCAATTGATGGACCATTTTAAGCATGTTGGGCCGAATGGGCAACATCTATGCATGGTTCTCGAATTCCTTGGGGATAGCTTGCTTCGACTAATAAAGTACAACCGCTATAAAGGCCTTGAGTTGAACAAAGTACGGGAGATTTGCAGATGCATTTTGGTGGGATTGGATTACCTGCATAGAGAGCTCGGTATAATCCACACTGACCTGAAGCCTGAAAATATTCTTCTTGCTAACACTATTGACCCGGCCAAGGACCCAATAAGGTCCGGGGCCTCCCCGATACTGGAGAGGCCCGAAGGCAACCCTTACACAGGGGTCACAATGAGCCTCATTGAGAAGAAGCTAAAGAGGAGGGCTCGGAGGGCCGCTGCTAAGATATCTGGGAGAAGGTCTTCGATGGGAGGGGCAGCTCCGAAGCCGGAGAGGAGCATGGAAGGGATTGATGTGCAGTGCAAGATTGTCGATTTTGGAAACACGTGCTGGGCGGATAAGCCAGTTGCCGAGGAAATTCAGACGAGGCAATACAGGGCTCCCGAGGTCATTCTGCAATCTGGATATTCCTTCTCTGTGGATATGTGGTCATTCGCCTGCACCGCCTTTGAGCTTGCCACTGGAGACATGATGTTTGCTCCAAAGGGAGGCCAGGGCTTCGGCGAGGATGAGGTAAgcatatttttcttcttgattTCATGCACCTAAATCGTAGGGGCACGTGTTAGTCCTTGACTGAGGTTACTGGCGATATTGTTGTTATCTGTAAAGTCACCACCTTGTCCATGTTCTGAGTCACGACATCCCTGCTCTTCTTTGcctgctatgcctccatgctgCAACATGGGTACTAAGCTTCTGTTGGCTCAGAGAGCTTAGACAAGTCAGATATCTCAGAGCGACCAAAATTTCTTCCAGGAACAGGTTTTCAGTTCCTCCTCAAATAAAAGTGATTATGTCATTATGTACTGGATTACATGTCATTCCATGGGCTCAGAACCTACGAGCTATGCTTAATGAGTCGCTTATATCTGTACATAATTATACCTATCCGAAGTCAGGATGGTAACGAAGTGTTTTACTAGACCAATTGTCGAGAATTTAGGCACCATGAGAATTAACTTATCTACACCATTTCCGGTGATCTGGAATGGCTGTGTGTAGATCGACTTTGTTTTGATGTTACTGGCATCTAACGGTAGCTTTTTATTAACTAAATTATGATTTGGTGAAAGGCCTTGTTTCTTTCTTAAGCTCTAAGAAGAAGCAATGTATTTTAATTACTCTGTGTTTGGTTGGTTTCAGGATCATCTTGCCCTCATGATGGAACTCCTCGGAAAGATACCGAGAAAGGTGAGCTCCTATGTTAGCTTGTTCTGGTACATAATTTTCGTGATCCAAAGCACTGTACAGGCTATAGTATCTTGCAGGTCCCTGGAGAGCAATCGGTAAGATTGCAATAGCAAGAGCATTATCTGCATAGCACTTATGAGTCCCATAAGTATTTTTATGCAAGTAGGAGGATCTGATTGGTTCTTACTCATGATGTTCTTTGATTTGCAGATAGCCACTGGGGGAGCCCGGTCAAAGGATTTCTTCGACAAGTACGGGGACCTGAAGAGGATCCGAAGGCTTAAGTTTTGGCCGCTGGATCAGCTCCTCATGGACAAGTACAAGTTCTCTGAGACCGACGCCCGCGAGTTTGCAGAATTCCTCACCCCAATCCTTGACTTCGCGCCTGAGAAGCGGCCCACAGCCCAGCAGTGCCTACAGCACCCGTGGCTCACTATGAGGAAACAATCAGCCCACAACGAGACGAGCAACGATTCCAACGTCCGAACCGTGGAGGCAAGGGTGAGAAGCCTCCAAATTAAGGTGGGCAAGTGAAAGAACGAAGGAAAGGGGGAAGTGCACACGATGGGCTTATAGTTATggccccatttttttttttttatatttttttgtgcaCTCCACAATGGAAGTTTTTCTTGTGATTTAATTTTTGGGTTTGTAATATGAAATAaagattcttttatttttattgggtTTTGATTATTTTTGGGTGATCTTAACACGAAGATGTAAAGTAATTATTGTGCGAGGGAATCGAACTTTGACACTAAACAGATGCTGATGATATGATCATAGGCTGGTCGGAGAATTGTTTCTGGCTTCGATTTATGTTCACATTATTTGTGTACTACTTGATCTACGAATCAAACAATTGATTTTCATCTCCTGTTCTTTCTCTATGCTTCACTTGATTGCGCATGTGATTCCATTTGGATAGTATAGGTATATAGTAACTCCGAGACTAATCGAATGGTATCCGATCTCGGGGTTGGACGGGGTCGTGGAAAACAACTTCTGGGTTTCTTTCTTAATAGGAAACGAAAACGGGAAAACAGAAAACGGCTGAGATTCTCCGAAGGATACTTCTCTCAAGGCTTCTTATGGATCTGGAAAACTGCTCTTCTGCAGTTCTTGATGGGccccatccatccatccagtTCCAAGAGAATATCATATCACGTATTGAATGAATATGGGCCATTGTTGGTTTGTGGGCCCCAACCACAGAAATTGATGGTCAGATAACATATGGATAACGTTAATAATATATTCCACTCACATTTTGTGAAATTACACTTGTACCCTCCAAATTAGGACAAATTGCACAAAGACCCCCCGTgatgtcaaaaaaaaaaaaagaaacctgTCAACTGAAAAGCCTCTGGTGCAGCTAAAGACACTAGGATGCAAACGAAATGTGGAACTATTATATTGACAACGATGAGTTTATTATTCCAACCGCGAACTCTTATACATGTGTGAATTCTCGTAAATCCGCATCTGAACATTCATGTTGGGTGGATCCATCAAAAGTAAAACTATATATTGATTCCTTGTCGACCTGAATTCTTGTTTTTGAGATAATcaattagaaaagaaagaagatcgAAGTCTTGCTAAAAGGTGGTTAAAATCAGCCAGGTTATGCTAAGAGGGCTCTGGTGCTGATTCTGAAGGGAAACCGAATTGCAATTTACGTGTAAGgtgttataattatataatgtcACGTTATTTACTGTTGTTTAGATTGAAAGAAATTGAAGGAAATGAAGTGAAGGGGAAACTCGGGAAATTGAACGTGGACGCAATTTTTTCCGTATTTTAAGGAGAGAGTTGTCCTGATAAATGGTCACAGTTACAAGCAATCACACAACTTtagtagaaaattttaaatcgtCATACCTCATATTGATATAGCGAGAAAGAACCAATAAGAATTATTtaacgaaaaataattatgacaattatcCGAGTGATTAGTACCAATTCCtttatttcatgcaatttaattggtgTTTCCTCACGTTACGTGACAAGGTAAAATCACGCaataacttctctaagtttaGCGTTTAGACTGTTATCAGAAATGTAACATTATCATCCTAAAGAAAAACATCCCTTTCCTGCCATCTGTTTTGCCTGCGCAAGGAAGAACAAGAAACCTGCCCTTCTCTTACTAAAACAGATAGTTCATGCAAAAATCGCATGTAACTCTCCCGTATCAGTAATTCGTATTTTTGGGACGTCTTTAATTATACAAAACGTGACGCCACGAATCGGTTCAGGAATAGCATCAATCCTGAAGCAAAATTAGGAGGCAAAGTTAATGATTCTCGGGATCGGACGAATTTCAGTAGATACAGAAGCAACGCGAAGTCACGGTACATCCCAAACTTCATGATGGTAAATTTTAAAGGAATAAACAATCTTTTTCGAGCTGAAGAGATCTCCAGCTGAAATTTCCCATTCAGGAGATGTGCTGCAAGATGCTCTGAATGAGAGAACAATTTTG of the Punica granatum isolate Tunisia-2019 chromosome 6, ASM765513v2, whole genome shotgun sequence genome contains:
- the LOC116211255 gene encoding SRSF protein kinase 1, yielding MSCSSSSGSEEDDEGVDSYRKGGYHAVRVGDPFAGGRYVAQKKLGWGQFSTVWLAYDTQTSKYVALKIQKSAALFAQAALHEIEVLSAIADGDPSNSRCVVQLMDHFKHVGPNGQHLCMVLEFLGDSLLRLIKYNRYKGLELNKVREICRCILVGLDYLHRELGIIHTDLKPENILLANTIDPAKDPIRSGASPILERPEGNPYTGVTMSLIEKKLKRRARRAAAKISGRRSSMGGAAPKPERSMEGIDVQCKIVDFGNTCWADKPVAEEIQTRQYRAPEVILQSGYSFSVDMWSFACTAFELATGDMMFAPKGGQGFGEDEDHLALMMELLGKIPRKIATGGARSKDFFDKYGDLKRIRRLKFWPLDQLLMDKYKFSETDAREFAEFLTPILDFAPEKRPTAQQCLQHPWLTMRKQSAHNETSNDSNVRTVEARVRSLQIKVGK